One part of the Streptomyces ferrugineus genome encodes these proteins:
- the tgmA gene encoding putative ATP-grasp-modified RiPP → MQPFALNYARPAAELEVTTPYVYDSGMQLNVLRDGRIAARDHALLRELGTTTSTAGSKTHFDD, encoded by the coding sequence ATGCAACCGTTCGCGCTCAACTATGCACGGCCGGCAGCGGAGTTGGAGGTCACCACTCCGTACGTCTATGACTCCGGTATGCAGTTGAACGTGCTCCGTGACGGCCGCATAGCCGCCCGTGATCACGCGTTGTTGCGGGAGTTGGGCACGACGACGTCCACGGCCGGCTCGAAGACTCACTTCGACGACTGA
- a CDS encoding DUF1232 domain-containing protein: protein MESTTAAIVVALALAAALLAVAVGLLVRLVRTRRLLRRSGLPTGPRWVFWGAVLYFVLPADLMPDPVYLDDIGVLLLALRTLRRSPEARPPDAVDYRK, encoded by the coding sequence GTGGAGTCGACCACCGCGGCGATCGTCGTCGCCCTGGCCCTCGCGGCCGCCCTCCTCGCCGTGGCCGTCGGCCTGCTGGTGCGGCTCGTACGGACGCGGCGGCTGCTGCGGCGTTCCGGACTGCCGACCGGGCCGCGCTGGGTGTTCTGGGGTGCCGTCCTGTACTTCGTGCTGCCGGCCGATCTGATGCCCGATCCGGTGTATCTGGACGACATCGGCGTGCTCCTGCTGGCACTGCGCACCCTGCGCCGTTCTCCCGAGGCGAGGCCGCCGGACGCCGTTGACTACAGAAAGTAA
- the tgmB gene encoding ATP-grasp ribosomal peptide maturase, whose product MTVLILTSEEDVTADMVVVHLNASGVPVFRLDPADLTGGVALSGEFVHGAFRGHLSSAGRLVSIGGLRSIWLRRPGAAAQRATSPSAWLTEEAGQALYGMLRGSDARWMNHPDAARRARHKPWQLRLAQRCGLPVPATLITTFPQAARDFAERFPDLVVKPVSGAHPQDPPRAVPTSRVAPDTDFSAVAFGPTLLQRRVAKRADIRLTAVGEELLAARKATGTEAEVDVRFAASDVPWRPVEVAPRVAEAVRAYLREAQLAYGAFDFVEDADGTWWFLECNQSGQFGFIEVDTGQPIARSIAGWLARPAAGRDGHVNGASAKAV is encoded by the coding sequence ATGACCGTCTTGATTCTGACCAGCGAAGAGGACGTGACCGCCGACATGGTGGTCGTGCACCTGAACGCCTCGGGCGTTCCGGTGTTCCGCCTCGATCCCGCCGACCTGACCGGCGGGGTCGCCCTGTCGGGCGAGTTCGTGCACGGCGCCTTCCGCGGCCATCTGTCGTCCGCGGGGCGCCTGGTGAGCATCGGTGGGCTGCGCTCGATATGGCTGCGCAGGCCGGGAGCGGCGGCGCAGCGGGCGACCAGCCCCTCGGCCTGGCTGACGGAGGAGGCGGGGCAGGCGCTGTACGGCATGCTGCGCGGCAGCGACGCCCGCTGGATGAACCATCCCGACGCGGCCCGCCGGGCCCGCCACAAGCCCTGGCAGCTACGGCTGGCCCAGCGCTGCGGGCTGCCCGTGCCGGCCACTTTGATCACCACGTTCCCGCAGGCCGCCCGGGACTTCGCCGAGCGCTTTCCGGATCTGGTGGTCAAGCCGGTGTCCGGCGCGCATCCGCAGGACCCGCCGCGCGCGGTGCCGACCAGCAGGGTGGCCCCGGACACGGATTTCTCGGCCGTCGCGTTCGGCCCCACCCTGCTGCAACGCCGCGTCGCCAAGCGGGCCGACATCCGTCTCACCGCGGTCGGCGAGGAGTTGCTGGCCGCCCGCAAGGCGACCGGCACCGAGGCCGAGGTGGACGTCCGCTTCGCCGCGTCCGATGTGCCGTGGCGGCCCGTCGAGGTCGCGCCGCGCGTCGCCGAGGCCGTGCGCGCGTACCTGCGGGAGGCCCAACTCGCCTACGGCGCCTTCGACTTCGTCGAGGACGCCGACGGGACCTGGTGGTTCCTGGAGTGCAACCAGTCGGGGCAGTTCGGCTTCATCGAAGTGGACACGGGTCAGCCGATAGCCCGCAGCATCGCCGGGTGGCTCGCCCGCCCCGCCGCGGGGCGGGACGGCCATGTCAACGGCGCGAGCGCGAAGGCCGTCTGA
- a CDS encoding GlxA family transcriptional regulator has product MHTVAILVLDNVVPFDMATPFQMFGWTRLPDGRCPYRVRLCAESPEVPTEGFALRIDRGLDGLADADTIIVPGRDDTGPPSEQVVAALRRAARAGTRIASICVGAFVLAEAGLLDGLRATTHWMATGELARRFPDVQVEPDVLYVDNGQVLTSAGAAAGLDMCLHMIRRDLGTAVAAHTARVSVVPLEREGGQAQFIVHEHPPVPRGSALEPLLEWIEDNLAGEITLGAMAERSGMSERTFSRRFREQTGTTPLQWLLRARVRRAQYLLENSDHPVERIARQAGFGSPTAFRERFRRVVGTTPHAYRSAFQRKATVDT; this is encoded by the coding sequence ATGCACACCGTGGCGATCCTGGTTCTCGACAACGTGGTGCCGTTCGACATGGCGACGCCCTTCCAGATGTTCGGCTGGACACGGCTGCCGGACGGCCGCTGTCCCTACCGGGTGCGGCTGTGCGCCGAATCGCCGGAGGTGCCCACGGAGGGCTTCGCCCTGCGTATCGACCGCGGGCTGGACGGCCTTGCGGACGCGGACACGATCATCGTGCCGGGCCGCGACGACACCGGTCCGCCCTCGGAGCAGGTCGTGGCGGCCCTGCGCCGGGCCGCGCGGGCGGGCACGCGGATCGCGTCCATCTGCGTGGGCGCGTTCGTGCTGGCCGAGGCCGGACTGCTGGACGGGCTGCGCGCCACCACGCACTGGATGGCGACCGGCGAGCTGGCCCGGCGTTTCCCGGACGTCCAGGTGGAGCCGGACGTGCTGTACGTCGACAACGGGCAGGTCCTCACCTCCGCCGGGGCCGCCGCCGGTCTGGACATGTGCCTGCACATGATCCGGCGGGACCTCGGTACGGCCGTGGCCGCGCACACCGCCCGTGTCTCCGTCGTACCGCTGGAACGGGAGGGCGGGCAGGCCCAGTTCATCGTGCACGAGCATCCGCCCGTGCCGCGCGGCTCGGCGCTCGAACCGCTGCTGGAGTGGATCGAGGACAACCTGGCCGGGGAGATCACACTGGGCGCGATGGCGGAGCGCTCGGGGATGAGCGAGCGCACCTTCAGCCGCCGCTTCCGTGAGCAGACCGGCACCACTCCCCTGCAGTGGCTGCTGCGGGCACGGGTGCGGCGGGCCCAGTATCTGCTGGAGAACAGCGACCATCCGGTCGAACGGATCGCCCGGCAGGCGGGGTTCGGCTCACCGACGGCGTTCCGTGAGCGCTTCCGCCGGGTGGTCGGCACCACCCCGCACGCCTACCGCTCCGCGTTCCAGCGAAAGGCCACGGTCGACACCTAG